A genomic stretch from Ovis canadensis isolate MfBH-ARS-UI-01 breed Bighorn chromosome 5, ARS-UI_OviCan_v2, whole genome shotgun sequence includes:
- the LOC138441782 gene encoding olfactory receptor 2T33-like, which translates to MENTNDTTGVNFILLGLLNYTQTHLFFFSVVLMTFLTSLMSNIFMIMLIHMDSRLCTPMYFLLSQLSLLDVMLVLTVVPKMVGNYLMHIRSISPAGCGAQIFLFVTLEGGECFLLAAMAYDRYAAICHPLRYPVLMNQKLCLRMTASSWLLGGVDGLMQAGVTLSFPYCHSREINHFFCEAPSLVRLACTDTVIFEFFMYVCCVLMLLIPVSFILASYGLILITVLRMHSAEARKKAFATCSSHLAVVGFFFGTIIFIYMRPKSYRSVAHDKVVSAFYTIFTPVLNPLIYSVRNKDVKGAFRKWLEKYFQ; encoded by the coding sequence ATGGAAAATACAAATGACACCACGGGAGTAAACTTCATTCTTTTAGGGCTCCTCAACTACACACAAACCCATCTATTCTTCTTTTCTGTGGTGCTCATGACCTTCCTCACCTCCCTGATGAGCAATATCTTCATGATCATGCTCATTCACATGGATTCCCGGCTGTGCACACCGATGTACTTCCTGCTTAGCCAGCTCTCCCTCTTGGACGTGATGCTGGTCCTCACTGTTGTTCCCAAAATGGTAGGCAATTACCTGATGCACATCAGGTCTATCTCTCCTGCTGGCTGTGGTGCCCAGATCTTCCTGTTTGTCACTCTGGAAGGGGGCGAGTGCTTTCTCTTAGCggccatggcctatgaccgctatgcgGCTATATGTCATCCCCTGCGGTACCCAGTCCTCATGAATCAGAAGCTCTGCTTGCGCATGACAGCCAGCTCCTGGCTTTTGGGAGGGGTGGATGGGCTAATGCAGGCTGGTGTCACCCTGAGCTTCCCTTACTGCCACTCTCGAGAAATCAACCACTTCTTTTGTGAGGCACCGTCGCTTGTTCGCCTTGCCTGTACAGACACCGTGATTTTCGAATTTTTCATGTACGTCTGCTGCGTCCTGATGCTTTTGATCCCAGTGTCTTTCATTTTGGCTTCCTACGGTCTCATCCTGATCACTGTGCTCCGCATGCATTCTGCTGAAGCCAGGAAGAAAGCTTTTGCTACTTGTTCCTCCCACCTGGCTGTGGTGGGGTTTTTCTTTGGCACCATCATATTTATCTACATGCGGCCCAAATCCTACCGTTCAGTGGCTCATGACAAGGTAGTCTCTGCCTTTTACACCATCTTCACACCTGTGTTGAACCCACTTATATACAGTGTGAGGAATAAAGATGTCAAGGGGGCTTTTAGAAAGTGGCTGGAGAAATATTTTCAGTGA